One genomic window of Ictalurus punctatus breed USDA103 chromosome 23, Coco_2.0, whole genome shotgun sequence includes the following:
- the fzd6 gene encoding frizzled-6 → MWSYTWLWLSVCVVLLDTCLAHSLFTCEPVQVQWCHNMPYNMTFFPNILEHYDQDIAASKMKHFMPLVNLHCSPDVHLFLCQAFVPECSQQTQVRRPCREHCLRVLSDCTQDMYTFDITWPLELSCDRLKPCHTSTDESTDVPQKDITTPKASSSASRDLGFWCPLQLKTRPGQGSSFLGAQDCAPPCDNMYFKTHEIEFAKMFIGICSIICLCATLFTFFTFLINVKRFRYPERPIIFYAICYSFVSLIYFVGFLLGNESACNKPSIPGTVSTVVQGSQSKVCTLLFMMLYFFFTAGMVWWVILTITWFLAARPKWSCEAIEKKAVWFHAVAWGLPGSLTVILLVLNKVEGDGISGVCFIGLYDLTALRWFVLAPQALGVLAGLSLLLAGIVSLNHVRQVIQHDEHNQEKLKKFMIRIGVFSGLYLLPLLTLLACYLYEQALRNSWENTWINEHCQEYSIPCPYRKVDAARPDLSLFLIKYLMKLVVGISAVFWVSSKKTWSEWAYFFNRTRKKDPISESRRVLQESCEFFLKHNSRVQHKKKHYKSSSHKLKVISKSMGTNTSAQTTNTTNHDLAFTTSNYFKGTPGSGSEMRGSSKSSVQEHAASGKVSSQSSKEQKSSKTGSFIRVSGNGEHLQSP, encoded by the exons ATGTGGAGTTACACCTGGCTctggttgagtgtgtgtgtggtgctacTGGACACATGCTTGGCACATAGCTTGTTCACCTGTGAACCGGTGCAGGTGCAGTGGTGTCACAACATGCCGTACAACATGACCTTTTTCCCTAACATTCTTGAGCACTACGACCAGGACATTGCCGCCAGCAAGATGAAG CACTTCATGCCACTGGTTAACCTACACTGCTCGCCAGATGTGCATTTGTTCCTGTGCCAGGCCTTTGTTCCAGAGTGTTCACAGCAGACACAAGTGCGTCGGCCCTGTAGAGAACACTGTCTGCGTGTTCTCTCTGACTGTACACAAGACATGTACACCTTTGACATCACTTGGCCACTGGAGCTATCTTGTGACAG gCTAAAGCCCTGTCACACCTCTACAGATGAATCTACTGACGTGCCCCAAAAAGACATAACAACACCCAAAGCATCTTCATCAGCCAGTAGAGATTTGGGCTTCTGGTGTCCCTTACAGCTGAAGACCCGTCCTGGTCAGGGTTCCTCCTTCCTAGGTGCTCAGGACTGTGCTCCTCCATGTGACAACATGTACTTCAAAACACACGAGATTGAGTTTGCCAAGATGTTTATCGGCATCTGCTctattatttgtttgtgtgccACACTATTTACTTTCTTTACCTTCCTCATCAATGTCAAGCGTTTCCGCTACCCAGAGCGGCCAATCATTTTCTATGCCATCTGCTACAGCTTTGTGTCTCTCATTTACTTTGTCGGATTCCTGCTGGGTAATGAGTCGGCATGTAACAAGCCCAGCATCCCAGGCACTGTATCCACAGTGGTGCAGGGGAGCCAGAGCAAAGTCTGTACACTGCTCTTCATGATGCTCTACTTTTTCTTCACCGCTGGTATGGTCTGGTGGGTCATTCTCACAATCACCTGGTTTCTTGCAGCAAGGCCCAAGTGGAGCTGTGAGGCCATTGAGAAGAAGGCTGTGTGGTTCCATGCAGTGGCCTGGGGCCTCCCAGGGAGCCTTACTGTCATTCTGCTGGTCCTTAATAAGGTGGAGGGGGATGGTATCAGTGGTGTGTGCTTTATTGGCCTATATGACCTGACAGCCCTGAGATGGTTCGTGCTGGCCCCGCAGGCTCTTGGTGTGCTTGCTGGACTCTCACTCCTCCTTGCTGGCATTGTTTCACTTAACCATGTGCGACAAGTGATCCAGCATGATGAGCACAACCAAGAGAAGCTTAAGAAATTCATGATACGCATAGGTGTTTTTAGTGGCCTGTATCTGCTTCCTTTGCTCACACTGCTGGCCTGCTACCTGTATGAGCAGGCCCTGAGGAACAGCTGGGAGAACACATGGATCAATGAACATTGTCAGGAGTATAGCATCCCCTGCCCCTACAGA AAAGTTGATGCGGCTCGGCCAGACCTGTCTCTCTTCCTGATTAAATACCTGATGAAACTTGTAGTGGGCATCTCAGCTGTTTTTTGGGTTAGCAGTAAGAAGACCTGGTCAGAGTGGGCCTACTTTTTCAACAGAACACGCAAGAAAGA CCCTATCAGTGAGAGTCGGCGTGTCTTGCAGGAGTCTTGCGAATTCTTCCTGAAGCACAACAGCCGTGTGCAGCATAAGAAAAAGCACTACAAGTCCAGCTCACACAAGCTCAAGGTCATCTCCAAGTCAATGGGCACCAACACCAGTGCTCAAACAACCAACACCACTAACCATGACCTAGCTTTCACTACTAGCAACTACTTCAAGGGAACACCTGGTTCAGGGTCTGAGATGCGTGGTTCATCTAAATCATCTGTACAGGAGCACGCTGCCTCGGGAAAGGTGTCTAGCCAGAGCAGCAAAGAGCAAAAGAGTAGCAAAACTGGCAGTTTCATTAGAGTCAGTGGCAATGGGGAGCATCTGCAGAGCCCCTAA